CGCGCCCAGGACACCCCCCGCGCCGCCGAGGCCCACCAGCGCCCCCACCGCACCGGAGCACAGACCGATGTCCCGCACCAGGAAGACGACGAGCAGGGCCTGGCAGCCCCCCAGGGCGAGGTTCGAGGCGCCTCCGAAGAGAGTGAGGCTGCGCAGATACGGGTCACGCGCGACCAGCCGCACCCCCTCCCGTACGTCCCCGAGCAGCGGCGCGCGGCGTCCTGACCAGGAGGCCGCAGCCGGCGGCTCACGGTGCCGGATGCGGCCTATGCACAGGAAGGAGATGAGGAAGGTCGCCGCGTTCGTCAGCATGCCGTCGACCGCACCGGCGGCCTGCGCGATCAGACCTCCGGATCCCACACCGGCGATCTGCGCCGCGGCGGCGCTTCCGTGCAGCTTCGCGTTCCCCTCGGCCTGGTCCGGGGCGCTGAGCAGGGTGGGGAGGTAGGCGGTGTACGCCGTCTGGAAGAAGACGGCCGCCGATCCCACCAGCAGGGCGACCAGCAGCAGTTGGCCGATGCCGAGCACACCGAACCAGGCGGCGACCGGCACGCTCAGGAACAGGGCGCACGAGACGGCGTCGCAGACCAGCATGACCGTGCGGCGGCGCAGCCGGTCCACCCAGACTCCGGCGGGCAGCCCGATGACGAGCCAGGGCAGCCAGGTCGCAGCGTTGAGCAGGCTCACCGCGAAGGTTCCGGCATGCAGCACGGAGACGGCGGCCAGCGGCAGCAGCACACCCGTGACGGACACTCCGAACTTGCCCGCGGTCTCCCCGTACCACAGCTGCCGGAAGTCCCGGTGGCGGCGTAACAGTCCGCCGCCCGCGCTGCGTGCCGTCCGGCCCCCGTTCTTCACCGGCACGGGGAGGTGCCCGTCTGCTCCATGTTGACTGGCTGTTGATCAAGCATGTCTAGCGTGCCTTCCGATCGGGGGATATCTCTGATGGGGCTGAGGGATGATGAATACGTCAGAACCACTGGGACGAATTGAGCTGAGCGAGGAAGCGTCGCGCGTATTCGGCTACGCCGCGCAGCGCGCCGTATGCGGCATCGAGGAACTCACCGCCATGGGACTCGACAGTGCGGACGCGGAACGAGCGGTGAAAGAACTCGTGGAAATGCGATTACTCTGCCGCGCCGAAGGAGAGGCCGGCCGGTTGACCGTGGTGCCGCCCCGGACCGCCGCAGACCGGTTGCTGCGTCCCTTGGAGCGCCATGTGCGGGAGCGCTATGAGGAGATCGAGCGGCTCCGGGAGACGTTCGCCTCGCTGCTCCCTGCCTACGAGTCGGGGCGGGCGCGTCGTTCGGACGCCGAGCCGATCGAGCTGCTCACCGACCTGAGGACCGTCCAGGAGACCATCGAGGAGTTGACGATCGGCGCCCGGCAGGAGGTGCTCACCGCCCAGCCGGGCGGCGCCCGTTCCGCCCGCGCGCTCCAGGAGGCGGATGAGCGGGACCGGCGGATGCTTGCGCGCGGCGTGCAGATGCGCACCCTCTACCAGCATCCCGCCCGCTACGACCAGCCGACGGTTGACCACGTCCGGCGCGTCATGCACCTCGGAGCGGAGGTACGGACGCGGACCGACGGCCTGTGCCGGCTGCTGGTCTTCGACCACCGCGTGGCCCTGCTGGGGCTGCGGGACGACCCGGAGGCGGCCCTGCTGGTGCGTGAGCCGCATGTCGTCCACTACATTCGGGTGTTCTTCGACTGTCTGTGGCGCGATGCCTCGCTCTTCCCGGTCAGTTTCGACTCGGCCGCTGCCGTCCGGATCTCCGGCGAGATCCAGGAGTCGATCGTCGCCATGCTGTCGGAGGGGCTGGAGGACAAGTCGATCGCGCGGCGCCTGGGGATGTCCGTACGCAGCTGTCAGCGCCACGCCTCGGAAATCATGAAGGCGGTCGGCGCGAAGAGCCGGTTCCAGGCCGGATATGTGCTCGGGCGGCTGCACGCCGTCGCGCGGGACGGGGAGTGAGCCGGGGGGCGCCCGCACGTCACCGGAGCCGGCCCAGGGCTCGTACGGGGAGGCCCGGATCCACACCGGCCAGTTCGCGTACGAGCCCGCCGAGGCCCTCGGCGTGCCGGGCGGCTTCCTCCGCCGAGTAGTTGACGGGGTTCGCTTCCACGCACACGCTGGTGCCGGCGTGCTCGGAGTGCACGTCGAAGTACAGGCCGAGGTCCGGGATGGGCCCGGTGACGAGGGTGCGCACCACGCCGGTGGCCGGTCCGAAGCGCAGATCGCGGTCGAAGTTGACGATATTGACCACCGGTCCGACGCCGTGGTGCTCCGGGGCCGCGGCGAGCGTGCGCCGGAACTCCTCGTAGCGGTATCGGTGATGGCGCAGCGCCTGCCCGATCTGGCGATCCGTCCGCCGGAAGGTGTCGGTCACCGACCGCTCCGGCTCCACGGGCACCCGGAACGGCAGGAGGTTCGCCATCGGGGCGACGACATTGCGCAGCAGGCGGGTGGGCCGGCTCGTCGCGGAGCAGCCGAAGGTCACCTCGTCGGCGCCGGTGACCTGCCACAGATAGAGGGCGGCGGCGGTGATCAGGAAGCGCGCGGTGGACACCTCCAGCCGCTCGCTCCGGGCTCGGGCGGCGTCGACCACCTGCCGTGGCAGATGGTGGCTGTACTGCAAGGTGACGGGTGCGGGCGGAGCGTCCGCCCGGAGCCGGCCGGTGGCCGGCCAGTCGAGCGCGACCTTCTCCCAGAATTCCCGGTCGGCCGCATACAGTCGGCCGGCCCGGTAGGCGCGGTCGTGCTCGACGGCGGCCGTGACCGGCGCGAAGGGGTTGGGTTCGCAGGGGGCACCGGTGTGCATCGAGTGGTAGAGGGCGGCGGTCCTGCGGGCAACGGCGGCAGTTCCATGGCCGTCCGTGATGATGTGGTGGAAGCGGCGGTACCACAAGTGGCGGTCCCCCGATACCTTGATCAGGGCACCGGCCAGCAGAGAACCACAGGTCAGGTCGACCGGGCGGGCCATCTCGGCGCGCATCCAGGCCACCGCCTCCGCGTCGGGGTCGGGCCGCTCACTCATGTCGAGGACCTCGAAGGACCATTCCGCGGGCGCCAGTTCCTGGTAGGGCGTGCCGTCAGTGGCGACGAGGAACCGTGCGCCGAGCGATCCCGCTTCGTCCACGGCGGTGCGGGCGGCGGCTTCGAGGAGCTTCGCGTCGACGGCGCCGGTGATTTCGTAGTAGTCACCCACGTTGTAGACCGGACTGCCCGGTTCGAGCACCTGCGATATCCAGATCTCCAGCTGCCCCGCGGTCAAAGGGGATTGCACGTTTCCGCTCCAGAGGTCTAGGGAACCGTTGTCCGCCCAGCCTGGCAGCCGCGCCGGGCACGGCACAGGCCGTGCCGGGGGTGGTGTCTGCGCCAGTCGTGGACCCGAGGGGGCGCGGCGCCTCCCGCTCCGCGCCGATGAACATGGGCGCATACTCGGGTGGTGAACATCGAGGACGCGGAACACGCTCGCCGCTGGCTGGAAACGCAAGGCGTGACGCAGGTCGGCGACGGAGTATGGGCCGAGCGCGGAGCGCCTGAGACAGCACTGACACCGAACGAGGTGGCGCACACCTGGACGAGCGCCGCGCTGCACGACCCCGGCCTCGATGCGGCCACCCGGCTGCGCCTCGCCTTCGGCCTGCTGGACTTGCTGGAGGAGTACTGGGTGACGAGCGAGATCGGCTTCGCGCTGAAGGACGACGAAGAACAGGACCCGCTGCCGGCCGAGGCGTTCTGGGACGGCTACCGGCAACGGCTGGAGGCTGTCGAAGCGCCCGAGGCGGTGACCTACTCGCTCTGGGTCGACTGGTTCGAGGACCGGGCCACGGCGGAAGCGGCCTTTGCCGAGGTGCTGGGCAACGACTTTGCGGAGCTGTCTGCCCGTCCTCTGCCCTCGGAAGCCGTCGAGGGCCCGCTGTTCCGTCGCGCTCAGCGCGTTCTCGCAGCCTCCGGCCCCGTGCCCTGGCCGGTCAAACACTCTGCGTACCGTACGGCGGCAGCGGTCCCTGCGCTCCACACCGCGCTGTTCCAGGGCATCCTGCACAGCTACCACGATCTTTACGGAGACCTCGAACCGCGTGCGGCACTTGCTCTGTTGCGGCGGCTGGCCCTTCCGCCCGGCACCGAACACCTCTCCGCGCTGTGCGCGGTTCTTGAGGCGGGCCACACGAATCACTACCTCGCCCCGAGGGCCTGGGAGTCCAGCCCCGGGCCCGGACCCGTACAGCGGCTGATACGAGGCTTCCGCCGGATGGTCACGCCCGGGACGCGCTGACGGCGTGTACGTTCGGCCGGCGCGTCCCGAGGCAACGTCGAGGGCGAGGAAAGCGAAGGGACTAGTTCAAGGAGTGTGAGAAGGAAGCCCCTTCATGGCCTCGCCACGATGAACGATAACAGTCAGGCAGGGATCAGGTCGCGCAGGTTTTCGGGCGTGAGGACCCGGGAATCCGGATGCAGACCCTCCGGGCGTTCCATGCCTAGGTAGGTGACCGGGCCCTCCGGGAGACTCTTGCCGTCCCACGGCGTCACGGTCGTGGTGCCGCCGGCCATCAGGTCGACGAGGTACCGGACCGTGAGGTAGTCGCGCTCGACGATGCCGCGCAGCAGCGTGGCGACCGATACCTGGTTTCCCTCGACCCGGTTGGCCTTCGGGGACCCCTTGAGGTACAGGTGCAGCCACTTGGCGCGCCAGCGGCCGTCGCTCCCCCGCAGGAACGCCAGCGGCAGTGCCACCCTGCCAGGGCCACGCAGCTCCGACTTCAGCCGTACGGTGCGCGGTTCGAACGGGCGGCCCTGCTGGGCGGCGTCGCGCAGCATGAAGCCGAAGAACGACTCCTCGACGTCTTCGAAGCCCTCCCCCGAGAAGATGTTCACCTGCGGGACGATGAAAGTGCCGCGGACAGCGCCCATGCGCAGGTTGATGAACTCCGAGGCGCCCGCGGGCGCCTCCGTGATGTCGCCGGAGTGCTCGCCTTCGACTTCCGTCAGGGCGGTGTAGGACAGCCAGGAGAGGGTCGAGTAGTCGGCGTCGAGCATCAGCGCCGACAGGTCGTAGTCCGTGGTCCGCTGTGCCTGCTTCCAGTGGACGAAGAAGCGCAGCAGTTCGCCGTCGACCGGCGAGACCGAGCCGCGGGGCAGCACACCGAGACCGGACGCGGCCGCCTTGCCGCTGAGGGGAAGCGCGACATCGAGGACGTCGGGGTCGATCAGCAGCTGGTCCGGGGCGGGCAGGCGGCGGCTGATTTCGGCGTCCAGAGCGGAGATCAGCCGCTTGCGTCCTTCGGGCAGCACGGGCGGCCGGTCGTCCGGGGCGACCCAGGCGCGGCCGAGGCGGTTGACGAAGACGCGGCGCTCGCCGGTCTCCTCGGGACGGTTGTGGAGGTGTTCGCGAACCGACAGGACGACCCGGCCCGAGACCCGTGGGGCGACCTGCTCGGCAGCGGCCACGACGGCGTCGCGCTCCTCCTCGGTGAGGGCCATACGCAGCAGCCGGTCCAGGGCGCGGAACAGTTTGCCGGGCGCGGACCTCAGGAGTTCCACCGCTCCGGTGACGTCGTGCATCCCGAGCAGCTCCTCGACGCGGCTGTCGAAGGAGCGGGCCTGCCGCTCGCCCCGGGCCACGGCGAACACCGCGGCGGCGTGCGGCCATCGCGGGTACTCGTGCGGGTGGAGACGTTCACCGAGACGCTTGAACGGCTCGCGGTGCGCCTGCACGTCGGCGAGCTTGGCGGGGGCCGTGGCGACAACCCCGTCGAGCGCCGCGAGCAGGGCACGGCGCACCGGGCGCGAGAGGGCCCTGAAGCGGGTAGGTTCCTGCAGGGTCACGTCGCCGTCCGACAGCGCACAGGCCAGGCGGAGCACATCGGTGACGGTGTCCACCAGGAGGTCCGCGCCGACGCCCAGGCGGGCTTGGTTGATCAGGGCGCGGTTCTCGCGGACCGGGATCGCCTCGGGCTGCGGACCGTGCACGCAGTGTCCGGCGAGCACCCGCAGGTCGTCCAGGTCGTCACCGCCCAGCGGGGTGGTGCTTCCGGCCAGGGCGAGGTACAGGGCCGTGACCTCGTCGTCCAGAGGGCCGCCCAGATGCAGCACGGCCATACGGTCGCCCGCTGCCGCGATCAGTTCGTCGTGGGCGGCGAGCATTTCGGCATAGGTGTGGCGGTAGTTGCCGTAGGACGGCAGGGTGAGCAGGTCGACCACACCGCTCCGGAGCTGGGAAACCGTCCGTTCACGGGAGGCGTCCTCGGCCAGTGCCTCGACGATGCACTGCATCCAGAAGGCGAACGTGTCGGGCACGTTGGCCGGGAAGTCGATGAAGTAGACGTTGTGCTGGACGTGGTCCCCGGTCATTTCGCGGACAGTACGCAGCGTGCGCACCGCGATGTCGACGACCGTCTCGTCGGACAGCCCCGACAGACGCTCCAGCAGGTCCGCCGAGAGTTTGAAGCCCACCGGCATCAGGGCGCCGTCGAACTGCCGCGCCGCGACGCCGCCGTCCCCTGCGGGTCCTGCGGGGAAGGGGAGGCGGTGGGTGTGCCGGATAACCAGTGATTCGAGACTGTGTCCCATTCCGGCATGATCCCAGAACCACAGGGGCCGGCGCATACGGGTTTCGGGCGGCGGCCCCGTGCCGTTCACGACCGGGGTGCGTCCGACGGCGCACGGAACGGCGGGGCCAGCCGGCCGAGTGCCCCTCGGCCGGTCAACAGGCCTCTGCGTCACCGTCCTTGGCCTCGGTGAGGAGCAGGGCGATGTCGTCGGCACGGTGGGAGGATCGCCGGGCGTGACGCAGGAGCCGGTCGGCGAGGTCGTCCAGGGAGTCGGCACGGGTGTGGGCCATGGACGTCCGCAGCCGGTCGATGCCCACGTCGATGTCGGTGCCGCGTTCCTCGACCAGACCGTCGGTGTAGAGGGCGAGGACGGATCCGGGCGGGAGGTCGACCGGGGTCTGCGGATAGGCGCTGCTGTGGTCCACGCCGAGAAGGGGACCGACCTCCAGGTCGAGCACCTCGGTGGTCCCGTCGGGGTGGCGGAGCAGCGGCGGCGGGTGACCGGCGCGGACGGCGTACGCGCGGTGGCCGCCGGGATCGAGGTGGAGGTAGCAGCAGCTGGCGAGGAGCCCGGCATCGAGGTCGATGAGGGTGTGATTGACGCCTGCCAGTACGTTGCCGGGCGAGTGGCCGACCGCCGCGAAGGCCCGTACGGCGCTGCGCAGTTGGGCCATGGTGGCCGCGGCGGGGATACTGTGTCCCTCGACGTCTCCGATGACCAGGGACACGCCGTCGGCGGTGCGGATGACGTCGTACCAGTCGCCGCCCATGTCCATCCCGCTGGTGCCGGGCAGGTAGCGGGCGGTGGTGCGGAAGTCGCGGAGGACGGGCAGCCGGTGCGGCAGCAGGGCCCGTTGGAGGCCGCGGGCGAGGGCGAACTCCTCGTCGTAGAGCCGTGCTCGTTCCAGGGCCTGGGCGATCAGTCCGGCGAGCGCGGTCAGGACGCCGCGGTCCTTGGTCGTGAACTGATGGGCCTCGTCGAAACCGAGAACGCAGGTGCCGACGGGACGGCTGGAGGCGATCAGCGGCAGGTACGCCCAGGAGCTCACCTCGCCCACGGGGATGCCCGGATAGCCCTGGGAGAGGTCCTGCTGCGACTCGATGAACAGCGGAACACCGGAGGTCAGGGTCTCCGTGCCGGGCAGGTGGGCGTGCAGCGGCATGCCCTCCAGCCAGTCGAGGAAGCCCTCGTGGTGGCCGGTGTGGAAGATCAGGTGCATCGAGCCGTCACGGACCACGTAGAGGGCCAGCTGCTGGCCGCCGAAGGCCGGGAGGAGCTGGTCGGCGACGACTTCGCAGACTTCGCGAGCGGTGACCGCCTCGGTCAGCGCGCTGCCCAACTGCAAGACGTGGTACATGACGCCCAGGCGCGCCGGTGTGGCGGCCACAGGTGTCGGCGCGGCCACCGCGGCCTGCGGCGCCTGGGCCGAGGGAGGCTGCCCGACGGGGACGGCCCGGCCGGTCACGCCGTCCGCGCCCGGATGGAGGGAGAAGGCGAGCCACTGGTCGGGCGGGCGGCAGGCAAGGAAGGAAGCCGGCGTCTGCGAGATCATCACGGACCGGTACCGGTCCTCGAAGGCGGGGTCTGCCAGCCACGGCAGGACGTCCCACAGACACTGCCCGAGCAGGGCCTCGCCCCCTACGCCGAGCAGTCGCCCCAGGCTGCGGTTGGCGTAGGCGACCCGCCCGTCCGGGGCCAGGGAGAACAGCCCGTCCCGCAGCCGGTCGACAGCCACGGCAGCCGCACGGCCGGCTCGCGCGTCGATGACCACACCGACCAGATGGCGACCCGCCCGCTCTTCTCCCCTCTTCGGGACACGGCCCCACAACTCCACGGTGCTGTACCGCTCGCCGCCCTCCCCCTCCCGTATGCGCAGGGACCGCGCCGTGCACCGGCCTTCGGCGGCTGCCACGCGCGCCACGGCCCGGAAGGCGGCGCGGTCGCCGGGATGGAGGCGGGACGCGAGCGTCTCCGCCCGGTCGTCGAAGACTCCGGGGTCGATACCGAAGATCGCGCAGAGTTCGTCGTCCCCGGTGAGGGTGCCGGTGAGAAGGTCCCAGTCGAACAAGCCGGCCCGCACCGAGGGGGCGGAGGGAGCCGGGGTCTCGACGGGGACCGCCTGCGGGTCGCAGTCGAGCGGATCGCCCGTGCGGGCCCGGAGGGCCGCCAGGGAGGCGCCGAGCCGGTTGGCGATGGCCCGCAACTGACGGCGCCGGCTCTTGGGCAGCTTGTCACTGCCGTGGGGCGCCGCCCATACGACCGCCAGCGCCCCGAACGTCTCCCCGCCCGCGCCCACCGGCACGGAGCAGGAGCCGAACGCGTACGGCAAAGCCACCGCGAGCTGGGGATACCGGCGCGCCGTCTCGTCCGCGCCGGCCAGGTGGATCGTGCGTCCGGAGCGGAACGCCGCGGCGACCGGAATCGGACTGCTGACCGCAATACGGCGCCAGCCGCCCAGCAGAGACGGTGGCGCACCACAGCTCGCGGCGAGCACGATCGAACGGCGGTCGCGGGAGCGGAGAAAAATGCTCCCGGCGTACGCGCCCGACGCCTCCACGGCCTTGACGACGGCCGCCGCCAGCATGTCCTCGCGCTCCGCCGTCGCGTCCACGGACAACCCGCCCATGTTCCCAGTGTGCGCAGTGCCGGGCCCGTCGGCCCGCCGACAACCCGGTGTGACGGCATGGTGACCGGAAGCCGCCGCGGCCGAGCGGTCAAGGCCGGCAACCTCCGGCCACCACCGGCCCCCACCGGCCTCCGCCCCGGAGCACGCCCGGCCGACGCATTGATCGCTGCACTGCCCTGAATCCGTAAGTCAGTCGATTGACTTACAACAGCGGATTCGTTTGACTGCGGTACGACACAGCCCGCATCGCTGAGCCCTGGAGGCCGCACGTGACTGAAGTCCGGGACGCGGAGTCGTTGAGCTACCCGATCACCCCTCCGACGGCGCTGGAGCCACCGGGGCAGTGGGCTGAGCTGCGACGGACATGCCCGGTGGCGCGGGTGACCTTGCCGAGCGGTGACGAGGCCGCGCTGCTGACTCGCTACCGCGACGTCAAAGCAGCGCTCGCCGATCCGCGCCTGAGCCGCGAGGGGCTGGCCTCGCCCGACGCCGCCCGCGTGGCGGCCGGTGACTCGGAAGGCATCTTCAGCAGCCCGATGGCGAAGGCGCTCAACGCCGAGGGCCACGAGCGGTGGCGGCGCATGGTCGGCAAGTGGTTCACGGCGAAGCGGATGTCGGCGCTGCGGCCGGCCATGGAGGCGATGGCCGACCAGCTCATCGACGAGATGGTGGAACGCGGCCGGCCGGCGGACCTGGTCACGCACCTGGCGTTTCCCCTTCCGGTGTTCGTGATCTGCCGCATGCTCGGCGTGCCGGAGAGCGACCGGGACAAGTTCAAGAGCTGGTCCGACACCTTCTTGAACATGACCCGGTACACACGGGCCGAGACGGAGGCCGCGCATCAGGACTTCGCCGGGTACATGTCCGGCCTGATCGCCGACAAGCGCGCACAGCCGGGAGACGACCTTCTCAGCCTTCTCATGGACGGCGCCGATGCCGAGGGCGAGCCCATGTCGGAAGCCGGGCTGGTGGCCACCGGGCAGGCGCTGCTGCTCGCAGGCCATGAGACCAGTGCGGGCTTCATCGCCATGATGGTGGCGCATCTGCTGGCCGACCGTCGGCGCTGGGAGCGGCTGCCGGCCGACCGTTCGCTGATCCGCCGAGCGGTGGAGGAGGTGCTCCGGTTCGACCCGAACGGCGCCGGCTTCGGCATGCTCCGGTACGTCCACGAGGACACCGAGCTTCCCGGCGGCGTGGTGCCCCGTGGCACCACGGTGGTGTGCAGCATGGCCGCGGCCAACCGCGACGAGAGCGCCTGGGAGGGCGCGGACGACATGGACCTGGGCCGTAGCCCCAATCCGCACCTCACCTTCGGTACGGGTCCGCACTCCTGCCTGGGCCAGCCACTGGCCCGTACCGAGTTGCAGGCCGTGCTCACCGTCCTGCTGCGCCGGCTGCCCACCCTCCGTCTCGGCGTCGCCGCCGAGGACCTGCGCCGTCACGAGGGGCTGCTGACCACCCCGCTGCGCGAACTGCCGGTGATGTGGTGAGCGGCGGCAGCGGCAGGACCGCCAGGGCCGACCGTCTCGCGGAGACCCGTGAGGCGATCATGTCGTCCGCGGAGCGGCTCTTCGCCGAGCACGGACTGTCCGCCGTGTCGAGCCGTCAGATCGGCGAGGCGGCGGGGCAGGGCAATGTCACCGCCGTGAGTTATCACTTCGGCGGCAAGCCCGGCCTGGTGCGCGCCATCATGGTCAAG
This Streptomyces decoyicus DNA region includes the following protein-coding sequences:
- a CDS encoding condensation domain-containing protein, which translates into the protein MQSPLTAGQLEIWISQVLEPGSPVYNVGDYYEITGAVDAKLLEAAARTAVDEAGSLGARFLVATDGTPYQELAPAEWSFEVLDMSERPDPDAEAVAWMRAEMARPVDLTCGSLLAGALIKVSGDRHLWYRRFHHIITDGHGTAAVARRTAALYHSMHTGAPCEPNPFAPVTAAVEHDRAYRAGRLYAADREFWEKVALDWPATGRLRADAPPAPVTLQYSHHLPRQVVDAARARSERLEVSTARFLITAAALYLWQVTGADEVTFGCSATSRPTRLLRNVVAPMANLLPFRVPVEPERSVTDTFRRTDRQIGQALRHHRYRYEEFRRTLAAAPEHHGVGPVVNIVNFDRDLRFGPATGVVRTLVTGPIPDLGLYFDVHSEHAGTSVCVEANPVNYSAEEAARHAEGLGGLVRELAGVDPGLPVRALGRLR
- a CDS encoding cytochrome P450 produces the protein MTEVRDAESLSYPITPPTALEPPGQWAELRRTCPVARVTLPSGDEAALLTRYRDVKAALADPRLSREGLASPDAARVAAGDSEGIFSSPMAKALNAEGHERWRRMVGKWFTAKRMSALRPAMEAMADQLIDEMVERGRPADLVTHLAFPLPVFVICRMLGVPESDRDKFKSWSDTFLNMTRYTRAETEAAHQDFAGYMSGLIADKRAQPGDDLLSLLMDGADAEGEPMSEAGLVATGQALLLAGHETSAGFIAMMVAHLLADRRRWERLPADRSLIRRAVEEVLRFDPNGAGFGMLRYVHEDTELPGGVVPRGTTVVCSMAAANRDESAWEGADDMDLGRSPNPHLTFGTGPHSCLGQPLARTELQAVLTVLLRRLPTLRLGVAAEDLRRHEGLLTTPLRELPVMW
- a CDS encoding SpoIIE family protein phosphatase; this encodes MGGLSVDATAEREDMLAAAVVKAVEASGAYAGSIFLRSRDRRSIVLAASCGAPPSLLGGWRRIAVSSPIPVAAAFRSGRTIHLAGADETARRYPQLAVALPYAFGSCSVPVGAGGETFGALAVVWAAPHGSDKLPKSRRRQLRAIANRLGASLAALRARTGDPLDCDPQAVPVETPAPSAPSVRAGLFDWDLLTGTLTGDDELCAIFGIDPGVFDDRAETLASRLHPGDRAAFRAVARVAAAEGRCTARSLRIREGEGGERYSTVELWGRVPKRGEERAGRHLVGVVIDARAGRAAAVAVDRLRDGLFSLAPDGRVAYANRSLGRLLGVGGEALLGQCLWDVLPWLADPAFEDRYRSVMISQTPASFLACRPPDQWLAFSLHPGADGVTGRAVPVGQPPSAQAPQAAVAAPTPVAATPARLGVMYHVLQLGSALTEAVTAREVCEVVADQLLPAFGGQQLALYVVRDGSMHLIFHTGHHEGFLDWLEGMPLHAHLPGTETLTSGVPLFIESQQDLSQGYPGIPVGEVSSWAYLPLIASSRPVGTCVLGFDEAHQFTTKDRGVLTALAGLIAQALERARLYDEEFALARGLQRALLPHRLPVLRDFRTTARYLPGTSGMDMGGDWYDVIRTADGVSLVIGDVEGHSIPAAATMAQLRSAVRAFAAVGHSPGNVLAGVNHTLIDLDAGLLASCCYLHLDPGGHRAYAVRAGHPPPLLRHPDGTTEVLDLEVGPLLGVDHSSAYPQTPVDLPPGSVLALYTDGLVEERGTDIDVGIDRLRTSMAHTRADSLDDLADRLLRHARRSSHRADDIALLLTEAKDGDAEAC
- a CDS encoding helix-turn-helix domain-containing protein, with the protein product MMNTSEPLGRIELSEEASRVFGYAAQRAVCGIEELTAMGLDSADAERAVKELVEMRLLCRAEGEAGRLTVVPPRTAADRLLRPLERHVRERYEEIERLRETFASLLPAYESGRARRSDAEPIELLTDLRTVQETIEELTIGARQEVLTAQPGGARSARALQEADERDRRMLARGVQMRTLYQHPARYDQPTVDHVRRVMHLGAEVRTRTDGLCRLLVFDHRVALLGLRDDPEAALLVREPHVVHYIRVFFDCLWRDASLFPVSFDSAAAVRISGEIQESIVAMLSEGLEDKSIARRLGMSVRSCQRHASEIMKAVGAKSRFQAGYVLGRLHAVARDGE
- a CDS encoding TerD family protein, with protein sequence MGHSLESLVIRHTHRLPFPAGPAGDGGVAARQFDGALMPVGFKLSADLLERLSGLSDETVVDIAVRTLRTVREMTGDHVQHNVYFIDFPANVPDTFAFWMQCIVEALAEDASRERTVSQLRSGVVDLLTLPSYGNYRHTYAEMLAAHDELIAAAGDRMAVLHLGGPLDDEVTALYLALAGSTTPLGGDDLDDLRVLAGHCVHGPQPEAIPVRENRALINQARLGVGADLLVDTVTDVLRLACALSDGDVTLQEPTRFRALSRPVRRALLAALDGVVATAPAKLADVQAHREPFKRLGERLHPHEYPRWPHAAAVFAVARGERQARSFDSRVEELLGMHDVTGAVELLRSAPGKLFRALDRLLRMALTEEERDAVVAAAEQVAPRVSGRVVLSVREHLHNRPEETGERRVFVNRLGRAWVAPDDRPPVLPEGRKRLISALDAEISRRLPAPDQLLIDPDVLDVALPLSGKAAASGLGVLPRGSVSPVDGELLRFFVHWKQAQRTTDYDLSALMLDADYSTLSWLSYTALTEVEGEHSGDITEAPAGASEFINLRMGAVRGTFIVPQVNIFSGEGFEDVEESFFGFMLRDAAQQGRPFEPRTVRLKSELRGPGRVALPLAFLRGSDGRWRAKWLHLYLKGSPKANRVEGNQVSVATLLRGIVERDYLTVRYLVDLMAGGTTTVTPWDGKSLPEGPVTYLGMERPEGLHPDSRVLTPENLRDLIPA
- a CDS encoding MFS transporter translates to MPVKNGGRTARSAGGGLLRRHRDFRQLWYGETAGKFGVSVTGVLLPLAAVSVLHAGTFAVSLLNAATWLPWLVIGLPAGVWVDRLRRRTVMLVCDAVSCALFLSVPVAAWFGVLGIGQLLLVALLVGSAAVFFQTAYTAYLPTLLSAPDQAEGNAKLHGSAAAAQIAGVGSGGLIAQAAGAVDGMLTNAATFLISFLCIGRIRHREPPAAASWSGRRAPLLGDVREGVRLVARDPYLRSLTLFGGASNLALGGCQALLVVFLVRDIGLCSGAVGALVGLGGAGGVLGALLVRRGAARLGTARALLLFELGVPALAPLMALTRDGAGLAFFVIGYGAAALGVVAGNIIKAGFIQGYCPSGVLGRVTACSAFLNYGTLPLGALLAGGLGTLWGVRPTMWLLTAGMPLAALILLWSPIRSRRDLPVREAEPS